TCCGCGAGCTGCAAGCGCGCGTGAAGGCGCTGCTGCGCCGCGCGACGGCACACGAGTCGCGCCCTTCTGGCGGGCACGATGTCCTGCAGGCAGCAGGCATCACGCTCGATGAAGACGCGCACGAGGCCCGCTACGGCGAGACCCTGATCGACCTCACGCCGCGGGAGTTCGAGCTGCTGGCGTGCCTGATGCGGCACGCGGGCAAGGTGCTCTCCCGGGAGCACCTGCTTCGCGAGGCATGGGGCTGGCAGTACCTGGTGGAGACGAAGACCGTCGACACGCACGTGAAGCGACTGCGCGACAAGCTGTCGCAGGCCGGCGTCGACCCGGGCGTCGTCGAGACCGTGCGCGGGTACGGGTACCGCATCTCCGCGTAGCGCGTGATGCCAAAGACCTCCATACGCACCCGCCTGCTCGTCGCGCTGCTCGCGACCGCGCTCGTCTCGGCGGTGGGGCTGTCCGCCTACTTCCTGCACGAGCTGGAATCGTTCGCGCTGAGGAAGCTCGAGGAGCGGCTGCACACCCAGGCGCGGCTGACTGCCGCCCTGGTGGCCGAGACTGCGCTCGCCGATTCGAGCCGCTTCGACACTTCGGACGCTGCCGCGATCCAGCGCGCGTTCGAGCAGGCGGCTCCCTACGCCGCGTCTCGCATGCGCGTGCTCGACGCTGACGGCGTGGTCGTCGCGGACTCCGGCGGCAAGCCAGGCGTCTCCTACGCGAGCAGGCCCGAAGTGAAGCAAGCGCTTTCGGGCGAGTACGGCGCGACGACGCGCATCACCGAGACCGGGCGCGTGGCGCTGTACGTCGCGGTCCCGATCATGGCAGGCGACGAGATCGCAGGGGTCTCGTACGCGTCCTCGACGACCTTCTCCATCATGAGCCTGCTCTCTGACTACCGGATGCGCCTCGCGCTCGTCATCGCGGCGTTCGCTGCGCTGACGTTCTTGCTCGCCGAAGTGCTGTCGCGCTGGCTTTCGAGACCGTTGACCGAGCTTGCCGCGGTCGCCTCTCGGTTCGCCGGCGGCGATCACTCTGCCCGCGCCGTCCCAGCGGGATCGGTCGAGACGCGCGCGCTCGGTCAGGCGTTCAACGCCATGGCCGACGAGGTCGAGCGGGCGATCGTCGAGCTGAAGGAGGAGGAGCGGCGCAAGAGCCGGTTCGTCTCGGACGTGAGCCACGAGCTCCGGACCCCGCTCACCGCGATCCGCGGCGCGGCAGAGACGCTGCTCGACGGAGACGTGCCCGAAGACGACCAACGGCAGTTCCTCGCGTCCATCGTGCGGGAAGCCGAGAGGCTGACGCGGCTGGCGAACGACCTGCTCACGCTGCAGCGCATCGAGGGAGCCACCGGCGAGCTGCCGCTCGGACGGGTGATGCTGAAGGAGGTGGCCGAGCGCGCCGCCGAAGCGCTCCAGCCGCTCACCGAGTCGCGCGGCGTGCGCGTGACCGTGACAGGCGATGCGCCCGTCGTGCTCGGCGACGCCGACCGCCTCCAGCAGGTGGTCGCGAACCTGCTCGACAACGCGACGCGCGTCACGCCTGCGGGCGGCACGGTCGAGGTGCGGATCTCCGCTTCTCCGAACGACGTCGCACTCGAGGTGCTGGACGAAGGACCAGGCATCCCGCCCGAGGCGCTGCCGCACATCTTCGAGCGCTTCTATCGGGCGCAAATCAGCCGCGACCGCTCCACCGGCGGTGCGGGTCTCGGGCTCGCCATCGTCGCCGCGATCGTCAGGGCGCACGCCGGCACGATCGAGGCCGCGAACCGGCCCGAGGGCGGCAGCGTGTTCACGGTGCGGCTCCCCGCGATCGACCTCGACCGCCAAAAGCGCTAGATGCGCGCCGAAAGATCGATGCGCACGGCGTCCGTGCCGCCGGCTTCGAGGAGCATCTCGGCGATGCGTTCGTGGCAGGTGAAGAACACGACCTGGCGCGTGCGCGAAAGGTCTGCGATCGCCTGGACCGCGCCGTCGAGCCGCTCGGGATCGAAGTTCGCGAGCACGTCGTCGATGAGCATCGGCAGCCCCGGCCCCACGCCGTCCAGCCGCCCGACGAGCCCCAGCCGCAAAGCGAGGTACAGCGCCTCCGCCGTGCCCTTGGAGAGCTTGCCGCTGTCTTTCGCTGCAGCCCGGTCGTCGTAGACCTCGATGCGCCCCGTCCGGATCGGGACGATGACCTGGGCGTAACGGCCCCCGGTGATGCCCCGGAAGATGCGCTCGGCGTCCTTGATGACGTCCGGTTGCCGCTCGCGCTCGTAGAGGTCCTGCGCCTGCGCCAGAAGCCGTGCGCCGAGAGCCGCAACGAGGTACTCCTCTGCGGCCTGCTCGATGCGCTGCGTGAGCGCGGCCTCGTCGAGCCGCGCCTGCGCGGCCTGGTCGTCGTCGCTCAAGGCGCGCAACCGCTCTTCCAGGCGCGAGCGCTCGGACGCGACCTCCTCCCGGCGGGACGCGATCTCGGCCTCGTTCCGCTGCGCTTCTTCGAGCATCGCGCGCAGCCCTTCGAGCGACGCGTACGCTTGCTCGTAGCGTTCGAGCACGGCACGAGCTTCTGACTCGGCCTCGGTCTGCTGACGCGCGATCTCCGAGAGCTGCGCCTCGATCTGTGCGACCTGCGCCTGGATGGCGCGGACGCGCTCCTCGCCGTTCCGCGCTTGCTTCAAGCGCTCGGCGAGCACCGAAAGCACGCTCGTCGCGTCCTCGAACGTCGCGACCAGCCGCGCATAGCCGACCCCCTCCGCCACTGAACCGACTTCATGCACGAAGCGGTCAACGCTCTCCTGCAGCCGCTCGGCCTCCGCCTTGGCGGTGCACGCCTCGGCGTCGTGGCGCTGCGCTTCACGGACGGCCTCGAGGAGCGCGGCAGCCGCCCGCGCTTCGAGGTCCCTCGGAAGCCCGTGCTTCGCAAGCTCCTGAGCGAGGATCTCCTTGCGGGCCGCAAGCGTATCTTCCGCGAGCTTTGCGTCGATTCTCGCGCGCTCGGCTTCCGCGCGCGCTGACTCGTACCGCTGGACCGCGACGCGAGCGACGTCGAGCAGCCGACGACGCCTCGCGGCCTCAGGCCCGCTCGCACGCGCGGCACCGGTGCGGAGCTCTTTGATCAGCGCCAGGATCCCAAGCACGGTGAACACCGGGCCGGCGACGAGCGACACCTTCTCTTTCAGCCACACGCCGCCGACAACGAAGATGAACAGGCCGAGCAACGCGACGACGGCAGCGAGCGTGATGTTCCGGCGACCACCGTGCGCCGTCGGCTCCTCAGCGGGCTCTATCTCTGCGAGCGCACGGTCGATGTCCTCCTGCGTGGCGTTTCCGTCAAGCCCCGCCTGCTCGAGAGCACGGGCCGCCGCCTGACGCTCTCGCTCGGCGCTCGCCTCAGCGTTCTCGTGTTCGCGGCGACGTGCAGCGACTTCGGCCTCCAGCCCTGCGATGTCATCGCGAGCGCCGCTCACCGCGGAGGCGAGCGGCCCGGAGG
The Parvivirga hydrogeniphila genome window above contains:
- a CDS encoding response regulator transcription factor, with product MTLPQARILVVDDEDSILQFVSYNLKKEGYAVECAHDGDEALALFDAAPFDLVILDIMLPGTDGYEACRRLRERSAVPVLFLSARDTELDKVVGLELGADDYLAKPFGIRELQARVKALLRRATAHESRPSGGHDVLQAAGITLDEDAHEARYGETLIDLTPREFELLACLMRHAGKVLSREHLLREAWGWQYLVETKTVDTHVKRLRDKLSQAGVDPGVVETVRGYGYRISA
- a CDS encoding sensor histidine kinase, with the protein product MPKTSIRTRLLVALLATALVSAVGLSAYFLHELESFALRKLEERLHTQARLTAALVAETALADSSRFDTSDAAAIQRAFEQAAPYAASRMRVLDADGVVVADSGGKPGVSYASRPEVKQALSGEYGATTRITETGRVALYVAVPIMAGDEIAGVSYASSTTFSIMSLLSDYRMRLALVIAAFAALTFLLAEVLSRWLSRPLTELAAVASRFAGGDHSARAVPAGSVETRALGQAFNAMADEVERAIVELKEEERRKSRFVSDVSHELRTPLTAIRGAAETLLDGDVPEDDQRQFLASIVREAERLTRLANDLLTLQRIEGATGELPLGRVMLKEVAERAAEALQPLTESRGVRVTVTGDAPVVLGDADRLQQVVANLLDNATRVTPAGGTVEVRISASPNDVALEVLDEGPGIPPEALPHIFERFYRAQISRDRSTGGAGLGLAIVAAIVRAHAGTIEAANRPEGGSVFTVRLPAIDLDRQKR
- a CDS encoding ATP-binding protein, which gives rise to MRLRRIEVVRFGALEDRTVGDLSDGLTVVHGPNEAGKSTLIAFVRSVLYGFPTKSRPDAYLPLGGERAGRLIVEDENGQWAIERRDGPKGGPVVVRTLRGPDRPDLLAEITRGVDENAYRVVFGFGLDEMAKIEEARGNNESIAGALYAASAGLSVNPDEVRKELESERDALFLPRGEREISKLLRSLAEARTRIKEAREAGQRYAEDRARLEDLERELEELKLRAEEAQGVTRRISADHERVKGALERAEKLAAERQRVGETLAALRADAASIEVDEQVLSAADDIEALVHRQAPTQQTVQEAERRREQARREADSFERACAAAGLSPETVRAIPASGPLASAVSGARDDIAGLEAEVAARRREHENAEASAERERQAAARALEQAGLDGNATQEDIDRALAEIEPAEEPTAHGGRRNITLAAVVALLGLFIFVVGGVWLKEKVSLVAGPVFTVLGILALIKELRTGAARASGPEAARRRRLLDVARVAVQRYESARAEAERARIDAKLAEDTLAARKEILAQELAKHGLPRDLEARAAAALLEAVREAQRHDAEACTAKAEAERLQESVDRFVHEVGSVAEGVGYARLVATFEDATSVLSVLAERLKQARNGEERVRAIQAQVAQIEAQLSEIARQQTEAESEARAVLERYEQAYASLEGLRAMLEEAQRNEAEIASRREEVASERSRLEERLRALSDDDQAAQARLDEAALTQRIEQAAEEYLVAALGARLLAQAQDLYERERQPDVIKDAERIFRGITGGRYAQVIVPIRTGRIEVYDDRAAAKDSGKLSKGTAEALYLALRLGLVGRLDGVGPGLPMLIDDVLANFDPERLDGAVQAIADLSRTRQVVFFTCHERIAEMLLEAGGTDAVRIDLSARI